The Leptodactylus fuscus isolate aLepFus1 chromosome 5, aLepFus1.hap2, whole genome shotgun sequence genome segment AATGCCCAAAAAGTCCTCATGCTCAAAGAAATCTATTTTCTCAATACAGTAGAGGACAAGGAGGGGAGAGATGCAGCTGCTGCTTCCCTTTATCTTCGTAAGACtccatgctgtgagaggggagagggagcaggGGAAGCCCAGTCACTTagcaggcaaagaagaaggaaaaatGGATTTTGAAGAGAAATGCAGCGGGATGGAAAAAACCTACAAAAACATATCTACAGTTGCCTGAATAGTGAtcgtggtttgtttgtttttttggttttttttaaagcacAAGTTTGAACACTTTACTTTAATATAAAATTATAGAACATGCTCCCATTGGATCTGGTAAGGTCTGGCGAGCGTTAAAAGAAGAGACAGATATCTTCCATGTAAACCACAAAATATAGGGCTATTGGCATTAATGTACAAGGCTGACCCTGACTGTCAGAAAGAGTTAGGAGGGATTTTTTGTTCCACTTAATGGTGAATTTAATCTAGGTTATTAACACTTTGGCTTTTGCCTTCCTTTCAGTCAATTTAGATGTGTAagtattaaattattataattGATGGGCTTAGATCTTCTTTTAACCCACTATGTAGCTATGTAGGTATATAGAGTTGTAGTTACAAGTGTTCACCTTACATAGTATACGTAGATTCATGACTgactaaggggccattcacatcacgCTTTCATCGTCAGTTTAAATGATCAATTTTACGGCAATAAAAAACTGACACAAAAAATTGATGGAAGCTGAGGAcagtccatttaaaaaaacagatcaatttctgtccagtttttttttttttgtggggcagaAAAAGGTGATCAAAACATGTTGTGAATGGCCCAATTATTGGGAGGGGTGCTCTCGTTCAAACTCCTAATGCGGAATCCATGTTTGTGCCTGGAGAATGTACTATATAGTACATGCTATACAAGATATTGTATCACACCATATGACCAGACGGTTTAGGCAGTGCAGCAAGTGGGTGCCGCTCAACTGTACAACATTGGTATATGGCACTCACGTAATGGTAAATAAGCCTTTGTTGATTAGAAATTACCTTGCTCCAGTTCCCAACTATCCAGGTTGCACAAGGCCGTAGGTAGCAGCGGCGAGCAGGAGCTGGCTTAATATTGACATCACATGTACCATTGTCATCCTCTCTGCATATAACAGTACGCCACATCGCACCAAGACCACAGGTGGTGGAACACTACAAGCCACAAACAGAGTACACACGTCAATGCATGACCAGGCAACACAGATGGCATTTTTtggtatctatttatctatgaatGGCTCCAGTTATACAGTCTAGTATATGTATTTATAGATTACAAAAGCATTGACTATAAGGTTTTGTCTTCTGTTATGAAGATGaggatgttttttttcttacttaGCGTAAGACAGTTATTCTCCATGCATGTAAAGCAAAACGTAAACCAAcatttcatttaaagaggacacctccaccaactccgacTCATTGCATCCCACCCTTtcataggcgctgctccactgattctgttgCAGTTAAAaaattttctgtagcccccactatTCCCAAGCAACCATTTCTGTcagtctctactgtcaggtgggcagtcccagaTTGTCTACTCTAccttaggaccacccacttgacagtagagaggctAAATAGAATATTGTGGTCTAAAAATGTTATCAttagttgctcaggaatggtggggactagagaaaaatttTCAACTGTGTCGAAATCAGTGAAAGAGCAGCTACTAAAGGATGCCAAGGACTGTATTTGGTGAAGGTGGCAGACAGTCCTCTTAAAGGGATAAATCTTATAAGAATTTAGTCATTTTAGAACTGAATTATTGCATAAATTCCAATGGCAACATTCACTTCTACTAATATGTAACTTTACCTTTATACAACATTCTTCATTTTTTCCTCCATTTCAAAATCCTAAAACATTTTGAACATCAACCGGCCAAACCAATGTTGCAAAAGTAACCGCTAACATCTCTGGGAAATGATATGGTTTGCATCAACCTTAACAGTCTACTGTCTGGGATtaacattttttattactttGCAAAGCTTTATGTTTATTCCAATTTAATTATGTTTATTTCCAGAAAAAGCGCTTACATATGTGGAATAATACGAGTCTATACAGGCTCGAGCCTCCTAAATCCAGAGCAAACCACAGAAAGATCTCCTGTTTCCTTTCTACTTAAGTGGCCATATACGTTAGTCCTGGCCAAACACACCAATTTCATCAAGACTGGCTGCCTGACTAATGTATTTGGGGGTGTCCTGACTCTTCCCAACTACAGTTAGATTTTGACATGACCAATCCGTTAGTAAGCTACCGTCAAAGGCAAAAGCTTATCCTACTTTCCATTGACCCATACAGAATACTAGGTAATCTTCCTTTCAAAGAAAACCCCTCTTATGTCCTATTACCCAACTATTATATCAGTAGGGAATTCATTGGGGACAGCGACTCACAACTGAGTCTGCAATCTTTGTATGTTCTGATGGTTCCATTCCAATATTTCCCTTTCCCGTTCTGATACATCTGAATAGGACCTTCCCTGAAAATTTTGGAACAGAACCTTAGAATATACCATACTCAGATTGCATGAAGCCTTAAACTCTAGTTATAAAGTATTTTATGGCATACTCAAATCAACTAGTGTTCTGGAATATGGTGAATCTTTTCTCAGTGAGGAACTGACCACACAGGCATTAAAGCAGTGTCCCAGGGCCCAATGCCAATGGTTGACTATAGTTGTAGTCATTTACAATACTCATTAATGGGGTAACCCAACACTGGACCTTTGTGGTGGCTCCACAGGTGTCCCACCTATCCTACATAATTTATGCCTTTGGCATAAACCAGCATCGGAGGTGGTAGGGTAACCATGGCATTCTCTATTGTCCCATAATGGTTTTTCTATCCAATGCAGTTTGTTAGCCCAACCTAAGTGTACTATGGCCCTTTTGGTTAAAAAGGAGCTCATGACTTTTACTGCCTTGGGGCCGAAATTACTTTCAGTCTACCCCTGACTTCAGAACTTATACAAGAACCAATTATGTGGGGTAGGTAAACTCATCAAGAGATCTGTTTCCAAAAACAGCAAGGTCCCATGGGGATACACAGGGAAATCTGGATGGAAAAATATGGACAGTAGGTCGGATTTCCTGGTCCAAACCTAGTCAGGAGGTAGGACTCCTTGTATCAcagtgatctatgatgctaggagtccctgctttctTGTGGCTccattctcctgtactgtatatagtagattCAAAGCTAGTCCGAGACTCTCAGCTTCATAGATCACAATCATGCAATGATCCTGGCCTATGATTAGGATAAGACCAGGAAATGTGGCTGATGTGCAGTCTGGATTTTCCAGtccagattggactgtgtgtatggggccttaaAGGGTCTTTGAGggcaaaaaatattgatgacctattgaaaggataggtcattaatgtcagatcaatgggggtccaaaAGATGTTCTTAGCAACTAAAACACAGAGaattgagcaggaagcagacagctgtgtACTCCATGTAGTGGATAGACCAGGGTGTTGCAGATCAGCTTGAATCAGTATCGTGAATAAGAACTGGTGAGCCCAGAAATCCCCTTTGTGCTTTAAGGAATAAGGGTAATTTTGCACATCCCTTCATCAGACCTATGTTGATTTTGATCAGAGATATATCATGTAGACCAGCCTTCACACTGCTGATATAATCTGCATAAAGGACAAATATTACATTATTAATGTGATCTCTCAGACCCATACAGTTTATTTTTTGTCGACAGCACATCCTCTTTTCATGGGGAGATGTACTGTTGACAAACCATGATGTTTGCTCATGTATCAACATTTTACCCAATCATTGGCCAATGTAAAAGGTCCTTGCATCTTACTTAGCATGCTTATGTCATACTGTCCACTAACAATAAAAATCTTACCTCACTCCAATTTCCAACTTCCCAGTGACTTCTCCCTAGTTTGTCACCTTCGTGTGATGTGATGTTGTTGTGAGGTGTTACAGATGCCCTAGTTACTTCTTCCTTAAGATAAGGATAAGTGTTTCCTCCAGTATAATGGTCTGGAATGTGCGTCGTGACAGACGTCATGATGTCTTTAAGGGTTTGGGTTGTCATCTTGGGCAAAGATGTGGTAATTTGTGGACCAGTAGATGTTGTGTAGTCATTTCTTTCAAGCAAAGTAGATTTTCTAGTAAGTAAAGGGTCTTCAGAAGTTGGCATTTGAGAAGTCCATGAAGAATCTGAGATGTCATTATCCATCAGAGTAGTTGTTAATATACCATTGTGCCAAGGATAATTTAGTGAAGTGCTTTTTTCTTGGTCATATGGTTGATATGTTTGGGTTAATTCAATATCCTCTAATATTTGGTCTGTAACTATATCCAACTGTTCTGGTGTGACTGGATTTTGTGAACTTTCAGAAGCTGGGTTTGGTGAAGTAGTAGGATACCGCGCTTGGCTTTGTGTCATATCTAGAATAAAACCATAAGAAGAGGTACGAGGTGACGGGAAAGACGTAATGGCTTCTGGTGCATCTGTAGGTTCTTCTGTAAGATGAGGTAGAGTTGAACGTGTAAGACTTTCTGTTGAGGTTTCATCTGGAACATCAGTTGTTGGTACCAAGTGATCTTGATGTCCATTGTCGCCAGGTCTGTCCTGATCATTAGATGCAGGAGTGTAATGTTCCATTAAGACAGGTTTTTTGGTAGCTATAGGTGTTTCTTCAGGTGCAGTTACATCACTTTGGTCTTCTGATAATATATCAGAGTTTACTGAAGTCTTCCATTTCTCACTAGATATTGTAGTGAAATGgctatttgttttttttgtggactggatattttcAGTACCTTGTTCTTCATTATCTATTCCTAGATGAGGGACATGTGTTGGAAGGTATTCTGGTTCTATTTCTTCCCCTCCATCAAAGTCATTGTTTTCTACTGGGTCATAAGTCAAATCCTCatgaaaattaataaagttataatcaTAATAGAAGTCATCAACAAACGTCCTCCCAACTTTTCCTGGACTGCCATCTCCAACATTAGAAAAATCTCCTTCGGAGATGGAGTTGTCTTCCAATAAGTTTGGGTTGCCATTAGAAGATCTTGGGAGACCTGGAAATATTTCATTAAAAATTTCTTTGCTGGATCCACCACTTCCAGTCCAGTCAAATGGGTTGAAACTAAGAATACATAAGGGCATCACACATACTCGCTTGCTGATAGGACGCACTGAAGGATTACAGGCACCACCTTCAAGGTCATTATCACAATACACATCTCGAGACTGGAACCCATCTCCACACGAGACAGAGCACTAGGCGACATAAAAACCAAATAGACAGATAAGCATTAGGCTTTCTTTCTTATTGACTGCTAAACAAGGTAATCATTGTATTATATGTAATCTCTATATTATGTTGGTCCttgaactttttttctttttctttctgacCACTCACCTGACTCCAGTTCCCATGGTGCCAGACCGCGGGGCAAGGTTCACGGTGATTGCAGGTAATACTGGATTCAGGTTTAGGAAGGTGCTGACAGTCTGAAGGTAGCAACGCACGTTGTTCATCCAGTCCCACTCGTTGTATACATAAGACAGTTCTCTTCTGTACGCCCCCTGTCCCACAAGTGATCGAGCACTGCTGCCAATCTCCCACCCACCACCTGTGAAAAACATGTATGGTTTGCGTTTTAGTTTTTAATAAAATTAGCAAACTAGCTCAGCACCTAGTGCAATACAGAATTGTTGGAATGTGAAGGAGAAACTGAAGTCTTGGTCACCTTGGAGGACAAGGCTCCTCATTGCAGTTCCTCTGTCTGTCATCTGGTCGTGTCAGTGAATCACAATATCTTTCTTCCACAAGACCGGCAACTTTTTCTACGCAATGCACCAGCTGCCTTTGCACCCCtgtcgtaaaaaaaaattaaatgaaacaGTTATATATTTCTATAGGGCCAAAAACATACTCCAACAAGCCCCAAGTAAGCACCATATGGTGATACCATATAGATCCATAGGAACTCTTGTGTCGTGTCATGCAACCTCTATACATATGTCTCTGCCATATGCATGATCCCTAAAGACTAAGAAAGCAACATACCAAGAAAGAAATTGATAAAAAAGGGTGCCCATATGTCAAGTTATATGTCAAAAACACATTATGCAGATTAGCTCTCCTACAGAAGGAAGAAAACGGACTCTAATGTAGCTACCCTGTAAGTCAAAGTCTGACCCAGCATTGAAACTGAAAGTTTTTGCACTATTTTGAACACTTATTCCCTCTCCACAGGCAGGGATAAGTGCCCAAACGCTGGAGGCCCGATTTCCAGTCGCCCCAATGATCAGGTGGGTGGAGGACTGAAAGTCACCGCAAAGTACACCTTACAAATGGAGTGCCAGTGCATGTGTGTGACCAGAGCTTCATTCACAATTATGGGGATGCAGGTGCCGCCAAACAATACAGTCATGGCCGACCTACAAAAGTGAATGCAGTCATGCAAttgcactgctgctccattcaaaaagAAGCTTTAGGGGAACTCTTGGTCCCCGTCCTACTGATCACTGGGGGAACCAGTAACTAAGCCCCCAGTTTTCCAAAACTTATTCCCTGTCCAGGGAATAGACTTTGACTACAGGGTAGTTTCCCATAGATGGCACTAGAGAGAGCTTTTTTCCTTCTGGTGGGGAATGAGTTACATAGCTTTTTCCAATGGGGCACTACCTGTAAGACTCCATAGCTCAGCTGGATCTCCCCACTGAGTACTATAAATGCAAAATTATTCAATTGGCTTCTACTGATTTACCCCCTTACCAGAGCCACAAGTGGCAGAGCATTCAGACCATGCTCCATATCTCCATGAGAATTCTGGTGGTTGAATCTCATTGCTGCCATCTAGGTCCCTCCTGATGGTGTACTGATACCGGACCCCAGGATTCTTCTCCTGGAACAGGAGCTAAAACCACAATAGAATATTCTTATTTTAGTGTGAATTGTGGTAAGAATGAATATTTCTCTTTGTGGTACATATTTTTGACTTTTCTATTGGTTTAATTTCTGCATAGTTTTGTAAGGATGACATTGAACTTATATGTAGATGGTCATTTTTAACTCTTTAAGCACTACCTGAAGCTTGGTTCCCCTGTTATGTGGTTTATTTTGATGGGATGACTCCTAGGAAGCCTTGAAATAATTCTTTATGTCCCATACCCCCGTTCTGAGAATCTCCGGGCACATTTACATACATATATTTGAATGCAGCCTTTTATAAGCTTTATTTTATAAATTCTCCCCATAAATTGGACCTTAGTTTAGCAAATCTTATTTCACACGTAGGTAATACATTAAGGATTACTAAAAAGCTCATGCATTAAACTCACTTTGTGAATAcaagtatataataaaaataaggaCATAAATTCTGCAGACCATATTACCTGTATCCAGACAGGTTCATAGGTTGGTCCCGGTGCAGTCAggttttccagattcccagtgcGAGTATAGGTAAAGGTTGTCCCTGCAGCTTGATAATCTCCATTCCATTGTATTGTCCATCTGCCATTTAGGAAATATTTCTCTGGATCTTCACTACGAAGTGCTAAGAAGTTTCCCGCTTCTGCTACTTCCTCAATCTGGATCTCACGAGCTCCCGGTGGGATTAGACCAATGTCAACATACCCTGTAAGCAAATGATGCTTTAAACAACAGCAGATGTGCGATGCTTCATTGCTTTTGTTACTACCAATAACATAAAGGTGGAAACACCTAAACCTAAAGGAACACAAAAAACACTAATAAGACATGAACCTTTCTTGAAGACATCTGCTGTTTCTTCGAAATCCATGTGGTAGACTATTACACAACTTTACTGCCTCAAGTTGCAGGTCTCTATTAGACCACAGATGTTCCTCCAGGATTTCCATGTATTTTACTAAATTTCTCAGCAGCATTACACTGAAACCATTGTACTTTAGAGTTGAGTTGGTTTGGTCAAAAAGTTCATTTCAAAATTTCCTATATGCCTTGTAGCTTTTAACCTTCTTGCCAGCAATGGCTTAGTCTTTGACACTCTTCCATTAGGTAGAAGACATTTAGGCAACAGTTATTTAATCCAGATTCTCAGTTTCAACCAAGGAAGCTAAAAATTccattaggcctcctgcagacaGACGTAATGCATCCGTATTATACATACCATATTACAGACATACAGTAAATCTTGTCCCAAATGCAATTCACGTGATCTGACCTCAAGGCATCTTATGATAGTGTAAGTTTGGGTCATCTGACCCAAAaatgggatgggatttgcatgtcCTGACTAATACTTTTCAATAAGTTTTTTGTATAAAGCTCAGCACTAGGCTGGCTTTTCATATATCGGTAAAAATATGCTGCTATCCTAATAAAAAGCTTGAACTCAAGCActgacttaggcctggttcacatctacatttggtatTACGCtcagagagtccacttggggacccccccgaatggaataccgaatacattaaaaagcggtgagcaatgaaaccacacagaccccatagactataatggggtctgtgtgttttccacacagtgcccacacaagtcatgtggagaggacagtagttcttgaagtatttttctgctcaccgcttgtcaatgcgttcgatattccatttggtgggtccccaagtggactccctaaaccgaataccaaatgcagatgtgaaccaggccttacatggtGATGCCAGTAGTAAAGTATTTCACCTCTGAAACCACTGATAGTGGAAGGGAATATCCGTGTGTATTGTCAGCGTCATATCTTCTGAAGAAAAACTCACCTAGTCCATCACTATCCTCAAATGTTTTGTGCACAGTGTGACACGAAGAAGAGTCTCCATGACAGACACCGCAGCGATCCTCCACTGCATTAGAGTCAATCTCATAGTCGCAGCCAATGTTCTATATACAAAGATACACAACACAGTTAAAAATGTACAGATGTTTCATGGCATCTAAATGGGATTGATTTCCAGTTTTGTTAGTGACTTTATACCAGGTTAGGTCTAgtgatatatacttatatatacttagagagagtctgtcaccatatAAGATGACCTCACTGCAATGCGGACAGGTATACCAACccattacatatatacattgaGAAGGGAAAACATAAAGACAAGGAGGATGTGTAGGCCTCATATAAGCCATACCTTACAAATGCCATTGATGCACATGTCTCGGCTTGTGTTCCCCTCATAACATGGTGTCCCATCAATCACTGCATCTCGCAGCTTCTCAGCAAAGTATCCCGTGTCTGACTGGCAGTGAAGTTCACAAGGATTGACTGTAAAGAAATAGATATCAATACAAATATCACCAACCAATAGATTATGTGGCCCCCTCCAGTATCACAGGGTTCACATTTGGGCCCAATCTCTGTCAGGAGACTCTGTTATAGTGACTGTCAAAAATCGTTCaacgaaaaagtgctgcaagcctaACTTTTTCGTCCAACATTTTAGTATAAAAGAACGGTCACCATCACCTCAGGCGCTTGTTCCGAAATGAATGGAGCCACGGTGGGTGCAGATTGACCCCACTACACATCCTCATTCTTAGGATCGGGGGTATCTCAGCAGTCAGAACCCCATCGTTCATCAATTTTTGTAGCATAAGCCCATTAACAATGTTGAATGGAAAGGCCGCTAATGTAATTGTCTATTGTTACATATTCTGTTGTATATTGCTCGCTGTATCGTATGTTTTTATTTAATGCACTAACTGCATGAAACTTAGCAGTAGGTTTTCTTGGCCTGACGTCTGTACTAAATACAGTGTCATATAGTGTAATTTTACAAAAATGTATAATCTGCACACACAAACAAGATAAAAGAATAGCgaggtagtatataatataagatGGCGTAACGCTCATCCTTGTACTTACTGCTCATTAATACTGGACTCCAGTGATGCAGTTTTCCTTTGTAAGGAACTAAATTGAACAGGGAGCATTGTATTTGTCTGAAGGAAGGGGTTCCCGGAGTACAGGGCAGAACGTTGCACACACGGTATCTTTTTCTTTCTCCTAGACAGTATTTTCCTCCATATCTTGGCCTTATGGGCAAAAAAAGCATCATTTAGATCCCAATGCAATGGTAAATATACACATATTTATTTATGCTACGCAGATGTTCACACTGTTAAGCAGTTCATTGTCCCTGCGCCTTGTTCTCCTAAAACAACCCCAATGTGAAGAGTCAGGATGGACGATTATTAGTAATAGTTCATTTCTCTTTATTATTGTTATCAAACGTTATTACGTAGAAATCTGGAGATcctcttaggctgaggcctcacaatgatttttttgttgcagattttggtttgtttttttgagccaaaaccagaagggagaagtataagcagaagggagaagtatatggctaagttcacacggcggattttggtccggaattttgcgtggattctgcatcaaatttcGGATTAAaatgccgcctcccattgaattcaatgggagctgagcattTCGTTTTTCAAATCTGCTCACACACAAAATAAAGAAGCGACGTGCTCTATCTTCCGCGGCGGAATCAGCCGCAGGAGACTGCGGCACATCACTCCtactggactaggcccattcacttgggcctaatccggagcggaattccatgactggatgccggtgcactgtatgcactgcaccggcatccagtcatggatagccctttttttggtccagaatctgaggcggcatcCTGGACCAAAATGCACCGTGTGAACTTCAAACAAattcttatatatttctcattccttttttagccattcttgcctttggatcaaaaaactgcagcaaaatttgcatcaAAAAAGCTGCGTTCATGTAACGTAGGGCATTAGCCTTAATGTTGCTTTGTCTATGGTTTTGTGGGCAAGTCCATAGATCTGCAAACAATGGAAT includes the following:
- the ADAMTS7 gene encoding A disintegrin and metalloproteinase with thrombospondin motifs 7 isoform X2 — its product is MLLLLILLCWAVQEVTPMISDIPLSFSLDADIVLPARVDERGNFLTYDLTPRNLQKRALTSSTGSSTFYEIKYKGVELTFNLSQNHQLLAPGFVSEWRNGGIKESRIISRPSSSCHMQGEVQTHHHHVGNAAISICSGLRGVFQLEHEDFLIEPVITEMPSLEKGMPHRIYRRHLVDGQESGYSSCGVKENPDAHVKWERRRERWEQSEARERRERLISRRSISKEKWVETLVVADSKMVEYHGKNSVENYVLTIMNMVAGLFHDASIGNRINIVVVRLILLESDEEDLKVSHHADNSLRSFCKWQKAMNMKSEEHPLHHDVAVLLTRRDICASMNRPCETLGLSHVSGMCQPHRSCNINEDTGLPTAFTVTHELGHSFGVQHDGVGNDCEPKGKRPHIMSPQLLYDTSPLTWSRCSRDYITRFLDRGWGLCLDDPPSKELLDFPSVPPGVLYDVGHQCRLQYGTTSTFCKDLDNVCNSLWCSVGTTCHSKLDAAVDGTTCGHNKWCFGGECIPVGQRPAAVDGVWGSWSSWSSCTRSCGAGIQNAERHCSNPSPRYGGKYCLGERKRYRVCNVLPCTPGTPSFRQIQCSLFNLVPYKGKLHHWSPVLMSINPCELHCQSDTGYFAEKLRDAVIDGTPCYEGNTSRDMCINGICKNIGCDYEIDSNAVEDRCGVCHGDSSSCHTVHKTFEDSDGLGYVDIGLIPPGAREIQIEEVAEAGNFLALRSEDPEKYFLNGRWTIQWNGDYQAAGTTFTYTRTGNLENLTAPGPTYEPVWIQLLFQEKNPGVRYQYTIRRDLDGSNEIQPPEFSWRYGAWSECSATCGSGVQRQLVHCVEKVAGLVEERYCDSLTRPDDRQRNCNEEPCPPRWWVGDWQQCSITCGTGGVQKRTVLCIQRVGLDEQRALLPSDCQHLPKPESSITCNHREPCPAVWHHGNWSQCSVSCGDGFQSRDVYCDNDLEGGACNPSVRPISKRVCVMPLCILSFNPFDWTGSGGSSKEIFNEIFPGLPRSSNGNPNLLEDNSISEGDFSNVGDGSPGKVGRTFVDDFYYDYNFINFHEDLTYDPVENNDFDGGEEIEPEYLPTHVPHLGIDNEEQGTENIQSTKKTNSHFTTISSEKWKTSVNSDILSEDQSDVTAPEETPIATKKPVLMEHYTPASNDQDRPGDNGHQDHLVPTTDVPDETSTESLTRSTLPHLTEEPTDAPEAITSFPSPRTSSYGFILDMTQSQARYPTTSPNPASESSQNPVTPEQLDIVTDQILEDIELTQTYQPYDQEKSTSLNYPWHNGILTTTLMDNDISDSSWTSQMPTSEDPLLTRKSTLLERNDYTTSTGPQITTSLPKMTTQTLKDIMTSVTTHIPDHYTGGNTYPYLKEEVTRASVTPHNNITSHEGDKLGRSHWEVGNWSECSTTCGLGAMWRTVICREDDNGTCDVNIKPAPARRCYLRPCATWIVGNWSKCSSSCGTGVRVRDVQCVDMRDKRQLRPFHCQSTVYKPRIQMVCLEQKCMEWYVSSWRECSEECGGGMQQRLVTCPQVGRCDESLKPNSTRSCNDHPCTTWAVGPWGQVFSVPVTASHSASAGH
- the ADAMTS7 gene encoding A disintegrin and metalloproteinase with thrombospondin motifs 7 isoform X1, yielding MLLLLILLCWAVQEVTPMISDIPLSFSLDADIVLPARVDERGNFLTYDLTPRNLQKRALTSSTGSSTFYEIKYKGVELTFNLSQNHQLLAPGFVSEWRNGGIKESRIISRPSSSCHMQGEVQTHHHHVGNAAISICSGLRGVFQLEHEDFLIEPVITEMPSLEKGMPHRIYRRHLVDGQESGYSSCGVKENPDAHVKWERRRERWEQSEARERRERLISRRSISKEKWVETLVVADSKMVEYHGKNSVENYVLTIMNMVAGLFHDASIGNRINIVVVRLILLESDEEDLKVSHHADNSLRSFCKWQKAMNMKSEEHPLHHDVAVLLTRRDICASMNRPCETLGLSHVSGMCQPHRSCNINEDTGLPTAFTVTHELGHSFGVQHDGVGNDCEPKGKRPHIMSPQLLYDTSPLTWSRCSRDYITRFLDRGWGLCLDDPPSKELLDFPSVPPGVLYDVGHQCRLQYGTTSTFCKDLDNVCNSLWCSVGTTCHSKLDAAVDGTTCGHNKWCFGGECIPVGQRPAAVDGVWGSWSSWSSCTRSCGAGIQNAERHCSNPSPRYGGKYCLGERKRYRVCNVLPCTPGTPSFRQIQCSLFNLVPYKGKLHHWSPVLMSINPCELHCQSDTGYFAEKLRDAVIDGTPCYEGNTSRDMCINGICKNIGCDYEIDSNAVEDRCGVCHGDSSSCHTVHKTFEDSDGLGYVDIGLIPPGAREIQIEEVAEAGNFLALRSEDPEKYFLNGRWTIQWNGDYQAAGTTFTYTRTGNLENLTAPGPTYEPVWIQLLFQEKNPGVRYQYTIRRDLDGSNEIQPPEFSWRYGAWSECSATCGSGVQRQLVHCVEKVAGLVEERYCDSLTRPDDRQRNCNEEPCPPRWWVGDWQQCSITCGTGGVQKRTVLCIQRVGLDEQRALLPSDCQHLPKPESSITCNHREPCPAVWHHGNWSQCSVSCGDGFQSRDVYCDNDLEGGACNPSVRPISKRVCVMPLCILSFNPFDWTGSGGSSKEIFNEIFPGLPRSSNGNPNLLEDNSISEGDFSNVGDGSPGKVGRTFVDDFYYDYNFINFHEDLTYDPVENNDFDGGEEIEPEYLPTHVPHLGIDNEEQGTENIQSTKKTNSHFTTISSEKWKTSVNSDILSEDQSDVTAPEETPIATKKPVLMEHYTPASNDQDRPGDNGHQDHLVPTTDVPDETSTESLTRSTLPHLTEEPTDAPEAITSFPSPRTSSYGFILDMTQSQARYPTTSPNPASESSQNPVTPEQLDIVTDQILEDIELTQTYQPYDQEKSTSLNYPWHNGILTTTLMDNDISDSSWTSQMPTSEDPLLTRKSTLLERNDYTTSTGPQITTSLPKMTTQTLKDIMTSVTTHIPDHYTGGNTYPYLKEEVTRASVTPHNNITSHEGDKLGRSHWEVGNWSECSTTCGLGAMWRTVICREDDNGTCDVNIKPAPARRCYLRPCATWIVGNWSKCSSSCGTGVRVRDVQCVDMRDKRQLRPFHCQSTVYKPRIQMVCLEQKCMEWYVSSWRECSEECGGGMQQRLVTCPQVGRCDESLKPNSTRSCNDHPCTTWAVGPWGQCTASCGGGIQRRQVKCVNKRTGAAEEDNNLCDHEPWPENLQKCNPQDCQQNNASLQCTRDRLTFSFCRTLRILGRCSLPTVQAQCCQTCQSHNPSSRELTNQRASRR